One Cryptosporangium aurantiacum DNA window includes the following coding sequences:
- the murC gene encoding UDP-N-acetylmuramate--L-alanine ligase has protein sequence MTQDLSKLSAEDLGRVHVIGIGGVGMLGVARLLLTRGIPVSGSDIKEWPALETLRALGATIHLGQAAENIANVDTVVYSTAIPADNVELAEARRRGLRVLHRAEALVTAMNGRQVIAIAGTNGKTTTTSMVTTVLQHCGVDPSFFIGGEFADAGVGAHHGSGQHFVVEADESDRSFLLYSPYVAIITNLEADHLNTYGDMAGLEAAFRQFVDRVDRKGFVVVCGDDAGAVRLGEYARSTGRRVFTYGRAENADLRLTEEASDVAGTSYVAVLGGTKLGAVSVAVPGGFLALNSAAALLTAVKLELDPAKAVESLGQFRGVRRRFELKGVAAGVRVYDEYAYHPTSMTGALTTLRALAGTGRLIVAFQPYRMYRTVAFQDEIAASLALADEVIVMEVFGPGEERLPGQGGAPLARAVPLPREQVVFEPSWSAVSAEVVRRARPGDLVVTMGAPPISMLGTEILTALEEQAGLVS, from the coding sequence GTGACCCAGGACCTGTCGAAGCTGTCGGCCGAAGACCTGGGCCGCGTGCACGTCATCGGCATCGGTGGCGTCGGCATGCTCGGTGTGGCGCGGTTGCTGCTCACCCGGGGCATCCCGGTCAGCGGTAGCGACATCAAGGAGTGGCCGGCGCTGGAGACGCTGCGCGCCCTCGGCGCGACGATCCACCTCGGCCAGGCCGCCGAAAACATCGCGAACGTCGACACCGTGGTCTACTCGACCGCGATCCCGGCCGACAACGTCGAGCTCGCCGAGGCGCGCCGGCGCGGCCTGCGGGTGCTGCACCGTGCGGAAGCCCTGGTCACCGCGATGAACGGCCGCCAGGTGATCGCGATCGCCGGCACGAACGGCAAGACCACGACGACGTCGATGGTCACCACCGTCCTGCAGCACTGCGGCGTCGACCCGTCGTTCTTCATCGGTGGGGAGTTCGCCGACGCCGGGGTGGGCGCGCACCACGGCAGCGGGCAGCACTTCGTCGTCGAGGCCGACGAGAGCGACCGGTCGTTCCTGCTCTACTCGCCGTACGTGGCGATCATCACGAACCTCGAGGCCGACCACCTCAACACCTACGGCGACATGGCCGGCCTGGAGGCCGCGTTCCGGCAGTTCGTCGACCGCGTCGACCGGAAGGGGTTCGTCGTCGTCTGCGGCGACGACGCCGGTGCGGTCCGGCTCGGGGAGTACGCCCGGTCGACCGGGCGGCGGGTGTTCACCTACGGACGCGCGGAGAACGCCGACCTCCGGCTCACCGAGGAGGCCAGCGACGTCGCCGGGACCTCGTACGTCGCGGTGCTCGGCGGGACCAAGCTCGGCGCGGTGAGCGTGGCGGTGCCGGGCGGTTTCCTGGCGCTGAACTCGGCCGCCGCGCTGCTCACCGCCGTGAAGCTGGAGCTGGACCCGGCCAAGGCCGTGGAGTCGCTGGGCCAGTTCCGTGGCGTCCGCCGGCGGTTCGAGCTCAAGGGCGTCGCGGCCGGCGTCCGGGTCTACGACGAGTACGCATACCACCCGACGTCGATGACCGGCGCGCTGACGACGCTGCGGGCGCTCGCCGGCACCGGTCGGCTGATCGTCGCGTTCCAGCCGTACCGGATGTACCGCACGGTCGCGTTCCAGGACGAGATCGCGGCCTCGCTGGCGCTCGCCGACGAGGTCATCGTCATGGAGGTCTTCGGGCCGGGCGAGGAGCGGCTGCCCGGTCAGGGCGGCGCGCCACTGGCCCGCGCGGTGCCGCTGCCGCGCGAGCAGGTGGTGTTCGAGCCGTCCTGGTCGGCGGTGTCCGCGGAGGTGGTTCGCCGGGCTCGTCCGGGCGATCTCGTCGTCACGATGGGCGCCCCGCCGATCTCGATGCTCGGCACCGAGATCCTCACCGCGCTCGAGGAGCAGGCGGGCCTCGTCAGCTGA
- a CDS encoding cell division protein FtsQ/DivIB: MARTPTSGKTDRPARRWRLRRDAVNASARAGGRRALRKGRRGLRAVAPYALVAGVVVVSSVAVWALLGSALLGVRTISVRGERTVTTEQVARAAAIPVGTPLARLDTAAAADRIGKLPSVASVHVRRAWPNTVVVTIAEREAVAVAARGVGYVLVDAEGYPFRAVPSRPAGLPLIRVPDPEAGDPATRAALTVASALTPQLRELVSVVVAATPQRIEVRLTDRRVVFWGAPEDSPRKARIATALLGESGTRIDVSSPDVVTVR; the protein is encoded by the coding sequence GTGGCGCGCACACCGACGAGCGGCAAGACCGATCGTCCGGCGCGGCGCTGGCGGCTCCGGCGGGACGCGGTCAACGCCTCGGCGCGGGCAGGCGGACGGCGGGCGCTCCGGAAGGGACGCCGTGGCCTGCGAGCCGTCGCGCCGTACGCGTTGGTGGCTGGAGTCGTCGTGGTCTCCTCGGTGGCGGTGTGGGCGTTGCTCGGTTCGGCGCTGCTCGGCGTCCGGACGATCTCGGTGCGTGGCGAGCGAACCGTCACCACCGAACAGGTCGCGCGGGCGGCGGCGATCCCGGTCGGGACGCCGCTGGCGCGCCTGGACACCGCGGCGGCCGCGGACCGGATCGGCAAACTGCCTTCGGTGGCTTCGGTTCATGTCCGGCGGGCCTGGCCGAACACGGTGGTCGTGACGATCGCCGAGCGGGAAGCGGTCGCGGTGGCCGCGCGCGGTGTCGGGTACGTCCTGGTCGACGCCGAGGGCTACCCGTTCCGCGCGGTTCCGTCCCGTCCGGCGGGCCTGCCGCTGATCCGGGTGCCCGATCCGGAGGCCGGTGACCCCGCGACCCGCGCGGCGCTGACCGTCGCGAGTGCCCTCACGCCGCAGCTACGCGAGCTGGTCTCGGTGGTGGTGGCCGCGACCCCGCAGCGGATCGAGGTCCGGCTGACCGACCGCAGGGTGGTGTTCTGGGGCGCGCCGGAGGACAGTCCGCGCAAGGCGAGGATCGCGACGGCTCTGCTCGGCGAGTCCGGTACGCGGATCGACGTCAGCTCACCGGACGTCGTGACCGTGCGCTGA